In Paenibacillus algicola, a genomic segment contains:
- a CDS encoding family 16 glycoside hydrolase: MGSQVHSLKALSLLIVISMVLAMLPMVTFPTPAHAGAHDRENVSLNGIWDFYPNGGAARHDIRVPSYWDSPDDFGYPASWESLNHGIYRSSFTVPSSMAGKEIFLSFEQVAPLAKVLVNGVPLATETDGYLMTRLPYKLNITAVAQVGGSNTVEVRVWSSNQLPADAVDASGQSLYPVGVDDRSWGQGRGITDDVELIAYPKVYISDTHILTDLNNNSNAADDTISVHVTVTNATSSSQSVTVTNSASLIGGSLEKSFGDRTVTLAANSSQTVSLSNVPWTDAKYWWTHDPKLYSLNTSLVQGGVTRDFSATRFGFREFSVNSNYYQLNGIKTNLRGDSLQSNWHVKSGAGTALSAKESYKDTNIAQVKLQMDEWKAVYNVARTHIGGAIRELYDYADEIGLLIIDETPFWQYHNRHSFNPAAMDHVNKWVQQWVISNRNHPSIVMWSGGNENFQHIPGNANTLIPAVTNAIKAVDTTRPIIQDDATTDDQENHHYTGGYPDGWMNHSNLYGLYTNNASKPKGEGEAYTPSQGWTVLDASGAYTSGNTKDYMNDNLVSQAVWHRAADRMVRGMRYAGYADIRYYHNWIYAYEVIEDTIYPVWTDLSAKGIKPAKIERPMFNVFSSSHPAFIRSDSYEYTKNTFSPVAAFDKEGDRLNRIGVHPPVFAAGSSTTRTIIVYNDEQRDGTGIEVAWEAGYTNPANGTYTSFQSGSFNINVPYGNKGEQAISFTVPANVSARWLQLKLTARKGATLKFEETNEIGAIGSIPPAQIYTAPVIDIGTKTIDNRNQMHKIKLVNQGGGLSTLWSAAGQGGGLTLSQTSGNLRGEREIYFSMDPSSLAPDTSYSRVLTFTEAGGTQAQVTVMFRTGPDTGGASPAVLFSDDFESGTASGWVTNTGSWAVMTDGSKAYRQSDTTAVSARAVQGSASWTDYEVSARVKAGAFGGSYSGIGLEARYQDAANKYTFSYSTNGNILKIQKTVGGVYTDLTTKAYTFNPGTWYTFKAVLNGNNLEFWVNGVLELSTTDTQFAAGSIGLFSHRSDSRFDDVSVLSSIDYN; encoded by the coding sequence AATGGCGGAGCTGCCAGGCATGATATACGGGTTCCCTCCTACTGGGACAGTCCTGACGATTTCGGGTACCCGGCGAGCTGGGAATCGCTGAATCACGGGATTTACCGAAGCAGCTTTACCGTGCCTTCCTCGATGGCGGGAAAAGAAATCTTTTTATCCTTTGAGCAGGTAGCTCCACTGGCCAAGGTGCTGGTAAACGGTGTTCCGCTAGCTACCGAAACAGACGGCTATTTAATGACGCGGCTTCCCTACAAGCTGAATATTACGGCTGTCGCTCAAGTGGGTGGGAGCAATACGGTGGAGGTGAGGGTGTGGAGCTCGAACCAGCTGCCTGCGGATGCGGTGGATGCCAGTGGACAATCTCTGTACCCGGTAGGCGTAGATGATCGGTCCTGGGGTCAGGGCCGCGGCATTACCGATGATGTCGAGCTCATCGCGTATCCGAAGGTGTACATTTCAGACACCCATATCCTTACTGATCTGAACAATAACAGTAATGCAGCTGATGATACCATCTCTGTACACGTGACCGTTACGAATGCGACCTCCTCTAGTCAGAGCGTGACCGTAACGAATAGTGCGTCTTTGATCGGCGGGAGCCTGGAAAAAAGCTTTGGCGACCGCACCGTAACCCTGGCTGCGAATAGCAGCCAAACGGTATCGCTGTCCAATGTACCCTGGACCGATGCCAAGTATTGGTGGACGCATGATCCCAAGCTGTACAGCCTGAATACCTCCTTGGTACAGGGAGGCGTTACAAGGGATTTCTCTGCGACCCGCTTCGGGTTCCGGGAATTTTCGGTGAACAGCAATTACTATCAGCTGAATGGAATCAAGACCAATCTGAGAGGCGATTCCCTTCAATCCAACTGGCATGTAAAAAGCGGCGCCGGAACCGCGCTCTCTGCAAAGGAATCCTATAAGGACACGAATATTGCCCAGGTCAAATTGCAGATGGATGAGTGGAAGGCCGTCTACAATGTGGCCCGAACTCATATTGGTGGAGCCATTCGGGAGCTGTACGATTATGCGGATGAAATCGGACTGCTGATTATTGATGAAACCCCTTTTTGGCAATATCACAATCGCCACAGCTTTAACCCGGCTGCGATGGACCATGTGAACAAATGGGTTCAGCAATGGGTCATTAGTAACAGAAATCACCCCAGCATTGTCATGTGGAGCGGCGGAAATGAGAATTTCCAGCATATTCCCGGCAATGCCAATACGCTGATTCCCGCAGTCACTAACGCCATCAAGGCGGTGGATACCACCCGCCCCATCATTCAGGATGACGCGACGACAGACGATCAGGAGAACCATCATTATACCGGCGGGTACCCGGACGGATGGATGAACCACAGCAATTTATACGGGCTGTATACGAACAATGCCTCCAAGCCAAAGGGCGAAGGCGAAGCCTACACCCCTTCTCAGGGCTGGACGGTGCTGGATGCAAGCGGCGCTTACACCAGCGGGAATACCAAGGATTATATGAACGATAATTTGGTTTCTCAGGCTGTCTGGCATCGTGCGGCGGATCGCATGGTCCGGGGTATGCGCTATGCAGGGTATGCAGACATCCGGTATTACCATAACTGGATTTACGCTTATGAAGTGATTGAGGATACGATTTACCCGGTATGGACCGACCTCTCTGCCAAAGGGATCAAGCCTGCCAAAATCGAGCGGCCCATGTTCAATGTCTTCTCTTCGTCGCATCCTGCCTTCATTCGTTCGGATTCTTACGAATATACCAAGAATACATTTTCTCCGGTGGCTGCCTTTGATAAGGAAGGAGACCGCCTGAACCGGATTGGCGTCCATCCTCCGGTCTTCGCGGCAGGCAGCAGTACAACCCGAACCATTATCGTGTATAACGACGAGCAGAGAGACGGAACAGGTATTGAGGTAGCCTGGGAAGCGGGCTACACGAACCCCGCGAACGGGACGTACACCAGCTTTCAGAGCGGCTCGTTCAATATCAATGTTCCCTACGGCAATAAAGGGGAGCAGGCCATCAGCTTTACGGTGCCGGCAAACGTATCGGCACGCTGGCTGCAGCTGAAGCTGACCGCTCGAAAAGGAGCTACCCTCAAATTTGAGGAGACCAATGAGATCGGCGCCATCGGCAGCATTCCGCCAGCCCAAATATATACTGCTCCTGTCATTGACATCGGCACCAAAACGATAGACAACCGGAATCAAATGCACAAAATCAAGCTGGTGAACCAAGGCGGAGGGCTCAGCACCCTGTGGTCCGCTGCCGGTCAGGGCGGAGGGTTAACCCTGTCGCAGACTTCAGGCAATCTGCGGGGAGAGCGGGAAATCTATTTCTCCATGGACCCCTCCAGTCTGGCGCCGGATACGAGCTACAGCAGAGTGCTGACGTTTACGGAAGCCGGAGGCACTCAGGCACAGGTAACGGTTATGTTCCGTACCGGGCCAGATACCGGCGGCGCCTCGCCCGCCGTGCTGTTCAGCGACGATTTCGAGTCGGGGACCGCATCAGGTTGGGTGACGAATACCGGGTCATGGGCTGTGATGACAGACGGCAGCAAAGCGTATCGCCAGAGTGATACGACGGCGGTAAGTGCGAGGGCAGTACAAGGAAGTGCATCCTGGACAGATTACGAGGTGTCTGCCCGGGTGAAGGCAGGTGCCTTCGGCGGGTCTTACTCCGGAATTGGCTTGGAGGCGCGCTATCAGGATGCGGCGAATAAGTACACGTTCTCTTACTCCACGAACGGCAATATTCTCAAGATTCAGAAGACCGTTGGCGGGGTGTACACGGATCTGACCACCAAAGCGTATACCTTCAATCCTGGCACATGGTATACGTTCAAGGCTGTGTTGAACGGAAACAATCTGGAGTTCTGGGTGAACGGAGTGCTGGAGCTGTCCACTACGGACACCCAGTTTGCCGCCGGCTCCATCGGGCTGTTCTCTCACCGGAGTGACTCCCGGTTTGATGATGTGAGTGTGCTGAGCAGCATCGATTACAACTA